A genome region from Crossiella equi includes the following:
- a CDS encoding response regulator transcription factor, giving the protein MSARILLAEDDAKQAHLIRVYLERAGHSVLACADGRTALELARTRKPDLIVLDVMMPEVDGLDVCRILRTESQVPILMLTARSTESDLLLGLDLGADDYMVKPFSPAELTARVRALLRRGAAPAAAPELIRTGELEIDPARYTTRLRGALVELTAKEFDILLALARQPGVPMSRPQILERAFGFDNHVLERTVDAHVKNLRRKIEDDPARPRYLLTVSGRGYKFAEEQG; this is encoded by the coding sequence GTGAGCGCGAGGATTCTCCTGGCCGAGGACGACGCCAAGCAGGCACACCTCATCCGCGTGTACCTGGAACGCGCCGGGCACAGCGTGCTGGCCTGCGCGGACGGCCGCACCGCGCTGGAGCTGGCCCGCACCCGCAAGCCCGACCTGATCGTCCTGGACGTGATGATGCCCGAGGTCGACGGCCTGGACGTGTGCCGCATCCTGCGCACGGAGTCCCAGGTGCCCATTCTCATGCTCACCGCGCGCTCCACCGAGTCCGACCTGCTGCTCGGCCTGGACCTGGGCGCCGACGACTACATGGTCAAGCCGTTCAGCCCGGCCGAGCTGACCGCCCGGGTGCGCGCGCTGCTGCGCCGCGGCGCCGCGCCCGCCGCCGCGCCGGAGCTGATCCGCACCGGCGAGCTGGAGATCGACCCGGCCCGCTACACCACCCGGCTGCGCGGCGCGCTGGTCGAGCTGACCGCCAAGGAGTTCGACATCCTGCTCGCCCTGGCCCGCCAGCCCGGGGTGCCGATGAGTCGCCCGCAGATCCTGGAGCGCGCGTTCGGCTTCGACAACCACGTGCTGGAGCGCACGGTCGACGCGCACGTGAAGAACCTGCGCCGCAAGATCGAGGACGACCCGGCCCGGCCCCGGTACCTGCTGACCGTGAGCGGGCGCGGGTACAAGTTCGCCGAGGAGCAGGGGTGA
- a CDS encoding ribose-phosphate diphosphokinase has translation MRDIAVFSGSAHPELAAEICAQLDVPLRPVRTQRFANDCLEVQLQANCRERDVFLIQPLVTPVQENLVELLLMLDAARGASAARTTVVMPHYAYARSDKKDAPRISIGGRLVADLLVAAGASRVLAMTLHSPQVHGFFSVPVDHLHALRELAGHFRQYDLSNTTVVSPDLGNAKEASHFARLLGVKVAAGAKQRFEDDRVQISSVIGEVAGRDVIVLDDEIAKGSTVLELLDRLRELGARSIRVACTHGLFAAGALKRIGDQADVLEIVCTNTVPIPAGERVPKLRVLSIAPAMAEAIRRIHNGESVSALFDA, from the coding sequence GTGCGGGACATCGCGGTCTTCAGTGGCAGTGCGCACCCGGAACTCGCGGCGGAGATCTGTGCGCAGCTCGACGTGCCGCTGCGGCCGGTGCGGACGCAGCGCTTCGCCAACGACTGCCTCGAAGTGCAGCTGCAGGCGAACTGCCGGGAGCGGGATGTGTTCCTCATCCAGCCCCTGGTGACGCCGGTGCAGGAGAACCTGGTCGAGCTGCTGCTCATGTTGGACGCCGCGCGTGGCGCCTCCGCCGCCCGGACGACCGTGGTCATGCCGCACTACGCGTATGCCCGGTCGGACAAGAAGGACGCGCCGCGCATCTCGATCGGGGGGCGTCTGGTCGCCGACCTGCTCGTGGCCGCCGGGGCCAGCCGGGTGCTGGCCATGACCCTGCACTCGCCGCAGGTGCACGGGTTCTTCAGCGTGCCCGTTGACCACCTGCACGCGTTGCGCGAGCTGGCCGGGCACTTCCGGCAGTACGACCTGTCCAACACCACCGTGGTCTCGCCCGACCTCGGCAACGCCAAGGAGGCCTCGCACTTCGCGCGGCTGCTCGGGGTCAAGGTGGCGGCCGGGGCCAAGCAGCGGTTCGAGGACGACCGCGTGCAGATCAGCTCCGTCATCGGTGAGGTGGCCGGGCGGGACGTCATCGTGCTGGACGACGAGATCGCCAAGGGCAGCACCGTCCTGGAGCTGCTCGACCGGCTGCGCGAGCTCGGGGCCCGCTCGATCCGGGTGGCCTGCACGCACGGGCTGTTCGCCGCCGGGGCGCTCAAGCGCATCGGGGACCAGGCCGACGTGCTGGAGATCGTCTGCACCAACACGGTGCCCATCCCGGCCGGGGAGCGCGTGCCCAAGCTCCGGGTGCTGTCCATCGCGCCCGCCATGGCCGAGGCCATCCGGCGCATCCACAACGGTGAGTCGGTCAGCGCGCTCTTCGACGCGTGA
- a CDS encoding sensor histidine kinase, with product MRARWHTSLRLRLLLLTAVVAVAAAGVTAWLTVYQADQQAVSEAKIRDETVRTIQEELVAYGALHGGSWDGVTGMVRALRDRTGQRIQLGTMYGKVVADSDTLDGGSPRPVGRETPVLIDPVPTPAASVRDFRMLGYGTTAPPTTTAPVPPVSTTPNPPPNIPPGVIIERLKTGAILGHNGDNFTARLFNYRLDAQTASCLNSRGFLVEQQARPDGVPWINLTGEQADGPRNKALAECRAYNRLDSAGIGALLKCLDLPKPDADRETCVRKAFRESVQEIMPEPLVLHLGVGSTPAPRGVPLLPALLAAAGVALVAVLGMWLVSRRVLRPVGALTAASTRLGAGDLRERVPVRGRDEIAHLAGAFNRMAEKLQRSEERQRRMIADIAHELRTPLANIRGYLEALRDGVLPPDPELFASLHEEAVLQQRLIEDIQTLALADAGSLAYERLPVDLAEVVEATRTGQAAVASAAGVTVVTSVADPVPVVVGDEKRLRQVLGNLVGNAIRHTPEGGVVTIAARAGDGQAVVTVSDTGHGIREEDLPFVFDRFWRADDARARTTGGSGLGLSIAREIVLAHGGTITADSPDGAVFTVRLPVQD from the coding sequence GTGAGGGCTCGCTGGCACACCAGCCTGCGGCTGCGGCTGCTGCTGCTCACCGCGGTGGTGGCGGTGGCCGCCGCGGGGGTGACCGCGTGGCTGACCGTGTACCAGGCCGACCAGCAGGCCGTCTCCGAGGCCAAGATCCGGGACGAGACGGTCCGGACGATCCAGGAGGAGCTGGTCGCCTACGGCGCGCTGCACGGCGGCAGCTGGGACGGCGTCACCGGCATGGTGCGCGCGCTACGGGACCGCACCGGGCAGCGCATCCAGCTGGGCACCATGTACGGCAAGGTGGTCGCCGACAGCGACACCCTGGACGGCGGCAGCCCCCGGCCGGTCGGGCGGGAGACGCCGGTGCTGATCGACCCGGTGCCCACCCCGGCGGCCTCGGTGCGGGACTTCCGCATGCTCGGCTATGGCACCACCGCCCCGCCGACCACCACGGCCCCGGTCCCGCCGGTCTCGACCACCCCGAACCCGCCGCCGAACATACCCCCCGGGGTGATCATCGAACGGCTCAAGACCGGCGCCATCCTGGGGCACAACGGCGACAACTTCACCGCCCGGCTGTTCAACTACCGCCTCGACGCGCAGACGGCGTCCTGCCTCAACTCGCGCGGTTTCCTCGTCGAGCAGCAGGCCCGGCCGGACGGCGTGCCGTGGATCAACCTGACTGGCGAACAGGCCGACGGGCCCCGGAACAAGGCGCTGGCGGAGTGCCGCGCCTACAACAGGCTGGACAGCGCGGGCATCGGCGCGCTGCTCAAGTGCCTGGACCTGCCCAAGCCCGACGCGGACCGGGAAACCTGCGTGCGCAAGGCGTTCCGCGAGTCGGTGCAGGAGATCATGCCCGAGCCGCTGGTGCTGCACCTCGGCGTCGGCAGCACCCCCGCCCCGCGCGGGGTGCCGCTGCTGCCCGCGCTGCTCGCCGCCGCCGGGGTGGCCCTGGTCGCGGTGCTCGGCATGTGGCTGGTCAGCCGCCGGGTGCTGCGCCCGGTGGGGGCGCTGACCGCTGCCTCCACCCGGCTCGGTGCCGGTGACCTGAGGGAACGGGTGCCGGTACGGGGCCGGGACGAGATCGCGCACCTGGCCGGGGCGTTCAACCGGATGGCCGAGAAGCTCCAGCGCAGCGAGGAGCGGCAGCGGCGGATGATCGCCGACATCGCGCACGAGCTGCGCACCCCGCTGGCCAACATCCGCGGCTACCTGGAGGCCCTGCGCGACGGCGTGCTGCCGCCGGACCCGGAGCTGTTCGCCTCGCTGCACGAGGAGGCGGTGCTCCAGCAGCGGCTCATCGAGGACATCCAGACCCTGGCCCTGGCCGACGCGGGCTCGCTTGCCTACGAACGCCTGCCGGTCGACCTGGCCGAGGTCGTCGAGGCCACCCGCACCGGGCAGGCGGCGGTGGCCTCGGCCGCCGGGGTCACCGTGGTCACCTCGGTGGCCGACCCGGTGCCAGTGGTGGTGGGCGATGAGAAGCGGCTCCGTCAGGTGCTGGGCAACCTGGTCGGCAACGCGATCCGCCACACCCCCGAGGGCGGCGTGGTCACCATCGCCGCGCGGGCCGGGGACGGGCAGGCCGTGGTCACCGTCTCCGACACCGGGCACGGCATCCGCGAGGAGGACCTGCCGTTCGTCTTCGACCGGTTCTGGCGGGCCGACGACGCGCGGGCGCGCACCACCGGCGGCAGCGGGCTCGGTCTGTCCATCGCGCGGGAGATCGTCCTCGCGCACGGCGGCACGATCACCGCGGACAGCCCGGACGGGGCGGTCTTCACGGTGCGGCTGCCCGTGCAAGATTAG
- a CDS encoding serine hydrolase, protein MSRMWTAGALSLVTALLAACGSPEVETLGLGEEPPPVVVDESPAPQARGERPEVRVNAQGQYSWALRNTRTGEVRGSANMDSFTSTTESMIKSWIAADFLSGASPSLAQQKLDVVHRMIHVSDDRAAQQLYLNRGGDAVVRRLISTCGLTSTKVHPNWWSKTRMSANDATRMGECLFDGRALNQRWTQLLREEMRSVAPDNNFGIAEAPGLRGKALAVKNGWTRHSATDNWAVNCLAVWEDQVLAVVTSYPARLGQKYGAAICRQVAEQLFPAR, encoded by the coding sequence ATGAGTCGCATGTGGACAGCAGGAGCGTTGTCGCTGGTCACGGCCCTGCTCGCGGCCTGTGGCAGCCCGGAAGTGGAAACCCTCGGACTCGGGGAGGAGCCCCCGCCCGTCGTCGTGGACGAGAGCCCGGCCCCGCAGGCCCGGGGCGAGCGCCCCGAGGTCCGGGTGAACGCCCAGGGGCAGTACTCCTGGGCGCTGCGCAACACGCGGACCGGCGAGGTGCGCGGCTCGGCGAACATGGACAGCTTCACCAGCACCACCGAGTCCATGATCAAGTCCTGGATCGCGGCGGACTTCCTGTCCGGCGCCTCACCCTCGCTGGCGCAGCAGAAGCTGGACGTGGTGCACCGGATGATCCACGTCTCCGACGACAGGGCCGCGCAGCAGCTCTACCTGAACCGGGGCGGTGACGCCGTGGTGCGGCGGCTCATCAGCACCTGCGGGCTGACCAGCACCAAGGTCCATCCGAACTGGTGGTCCAAGACCCGGATGAGCGCCAACGACGCGACCCGCATGGGCGAGTGCCTCTTCGACGGCCGGGCACTGAACCAGCGGTGGACCCAGCTGCTGCGCGAGGAGATGCGGTCCGTGGCCCCGGACAACAACTTCGGCATCGCCGAGGCACCGGGCCTGCGCGGCAAGGCGCTCGCGGTCAAGAACGGCTGGACCCGGCACAGCGCGACGGACAACTGGGCGGTCAACTGCCTGGCGGTGTGGGAGGACCAGGTGCTGGCGGTGGTCACGAGCTACCCGGCGCGGCTGGGCCAGAAGTACGGCGCGGCGATCTGCCGCCAGGTGGCGGAGCAGCTGTTCCCGGCCAGGTGA
- a CDS encoding cytochrome P450 yields MTNLGPAASLRLVSSIQAGKAATWLFGGLGDLLAQTEQPKWRDDPYPLYERIRQKGPLYRGLAGVFATAHFDTANKVLRDRRFGMKRTDGTMPGMGALTVVQSNFPDSFLDQDPPDHTRLRRLAAPAFNPKRVDGYRDRIQASIDTLVDAVEGKESFDVMADLATPLPIAVISDLLGIPEADRADFGRYGALIGQGLSQITSVRQAKDLVDIGRHLIDLFDRLMRERAKDPGEDVISALTVAVGEDRLTPEELHGTTMLLLIAGFETTVNLIGNGTRALLAHPEQWAQLRADPAALAAGTVEEVLRYDAPVQSTVRIAHEEVVLGDQTVKPNQVVGVIIGGANRDPEAYDSPDRFDITRTGGPEHLSFSSGIHYCLGARLARIEGELMFRTLAERLPLLRQAGPLVRREANSIRGLASFPVTAKVPAQRRR; encoded by the coding sequence ATGACCAACCTGGGCCCGGCCGCCTCCCTGCGCCTGGTCTCGTCCATCCAGGCCGGAAAGGCCGCGACGTGGTTGTTCGGCGGCCTCGGCGACCTGCTGGCGCAGACCGAGCAGCCGAAGTGGCGGGACGACCCGTACCCGCTGTACGAGCGGATCCGCCAGAAGGGCCCGCTGTACCGGGGCTTGGCCGGGGTGTTCGCCACGGCCCACTTCGACACCGCGAACAAGGTGTTGCGGGACCGGCGGTTCGGCATGAAGCGGACCGACGGCACGATGCCCGGCATGGGCGCGCTGACCGTCGTGCAGTCCAACTTCCCGGACAGCTTCCTGGACCAGGACCCGCCGGACCACACCCGGCTGCGGCGCCTGGCGGCCCCGGCGTTCAACCCCAAGCGGGTGGACGGCTACCGGGACCGCATCCAGGCCAGCATCGACACCCTGGTGGACGCGGTGGAGGGCAAGGAGTCCTTCGACGTGATGGCCGACCTGGCCACGCCGCTGCCGATCGCGGTGATCAGCGACCTGCTGGGCATCCCCGAGGCCGACCGCGCGGACTTCGGCCGCTACGGCGCCCTGATCGGCCAGGGCCTGAGCCAGATCACCTCCGTCCGCCAGGCCAAGGACCTGGTCGACATCGGCCGCCACCTCATCGACCTCTTCGACCGCCTGATGCGCGAACGCGCGAAGGACCCGGGCGAGGACGTGATCAGCGCGCTGACCGTGGCCGTCGGCGAGGACCGCCTGACCCCGGAGGAGCTGCACGGCACCACCATGCTGTTGCTGATCGCGGGCTTCGAGACCACGGTCAACCTGATCGGCAACGGCACCAGGGCCCTGTTGGCCCACCCGGAGCAGTGGGCCCAGTTGCGCGCCGACCCGGCGGCCCTGGCCGCGGGCACCGTCGAGGAGGTCCTCCGCTACGACGCCCCGGTCCAGTCCACGGTCCGCATCGCCCACGAGGAAGTCGTCCTGGGCGACCAGACGGTCAAACCCAACCAGGTCGTCGGTGTGATCATCGGCGGCGCCAACCGCGACCCGGAGGCCTACGACAGCCCGGACCGCTTCGACATCACCCGGACCGGCGGCCCGGAACACCTCTCCTTCTCCAGCGGCATCCACTACTGCCTGGGCGCCCGCCTGGCCCGCATCGAAGGCGAGCTGATGTTCCGAACCCTGGCCGAACGGCTGCCGCTGCTCCGCCAGGCCGGGCCGCTGGTGCGCCGGGAGGCCAACTCGATTCGCGGGTTGGCCAGCTTCCCGGTGACGGCGAAGGTGCCCGCGCAGCGTCGGCGGTGA